A stretch of Myroides oncorhynchi DNA encodes these proteins:
- a CDS encoding glycosyltransferase family 4 protein has protein sequence MGQNLSGKKILVIGSVWPESKSSAAGKRMLQLLQCFKDWGMQLYFGSTAKKSDVSDNLAIYDVQEVELWLNDIRTDEVLSGLMPDMVMYDRFIIEEQFGWRVTEQCPNALTILDTEDLHFLRFARQEMQKKGGEDIAEYLYTERTKRELASILRCDLTLIISEYEFKLLTDTFHIHPNSLLFLPFMEHGISEEEVRKWRSYEDRADFVFIGNFIHEPNWQTVLYLKKEIWPLLRKRLPQVNMHIYGAYPSPKVMQLNNDRERFLVHGRADDALEVLGKARVLLAPIPFGAGIKGKFVDAMRVGTPSVSSSVGVESMKGELEWCGFVADEVADFIDKAIVVYTNEALWEEKQRYGIQLMITNYDYTYYAEVLLQTVLSLAKDLKATRRVNFLGEILKHHTTQSSKFFGMWIQEKNK, from the coding sequence ATGGGACAGAATCTATCAGGAAAGAAAATATTAGTAATAGGCTCCGTATGGCCAGAGTCTAAATCCTCAGCAGCAGGCAAACGTATGCTTCAACTACTCCAATGTTTTAAGGATTGGGGTATGCAGCTCTATTTTGGTAGTACAGCGAAGAAGTCAGATGTAAGTGATAATCTAGCTATTTATGATGTACAGGAAGTAGAGCTTTGGCTTAATGATATCCGTACTGATGAGGTATTATCTGGCTTAATGCCTGATATGGTGATGTATGATCGTTTTATAATAGAGGAACAGTTTGGTTGGCGCGTGACGGAACAGTGTCCTAATGCATTGACTATATTAGATACAGAGGATTTGCATTTCTTGCGTTTCGCACGTCAAGAGATGCAGAAAAAAGGAGGAGAGGATATTGCCGAGTATCTATATACAGAGCGTACTAAGCGCGAATTAGCAAGTATATTGCGTTGTGATTTGACGTTGATTATTTCTGAATACGAGTTTAAGTTGCTAACAGATACATTCCATATTCATCCCAATAGCCTGTTATTTCTGCCTTTTATGGAGCATGGTATTAGTGAAGAGGAAGTTAGGAAGTGGAGAAGTTATGAGGATAGAGCTGACTTTGTGTTTATTGGGAACTTTATTCACGAGCCAAATTGGCAAACGGTGTTGTATTTAAAGAAAGAAATATGGCCTCTATTGCGCAAACGATTACCACAAGTAAATATGCATATCTATGGTGCTTATCCTTCACCTAAAGTAATGCAGTTAAACAATGATCGTGAGCGGTTCTTAGTTCACGGGAGAGCAGACGATGCCTTAGAAGTACTTGGTAAAGCAAGAGTGCTTTTGGCACCTATACCATTCGGTGCAGGTATTAAAGGGAAGTTTGTAGATGCTATGCGTGTAGGAACACCGTCTGTATCTTCGTCAGTAGGTGTCGAATCAATGAAAGGGGAGTTAGAGTGGTGTGGTTTTGTTGCTGATGAGGTGGCTGATTTTATAGATAAAGCAATTGTCGTGTATACTAATGAAGCATTGTGGGAAGAGAAACAGCGATACGGTATCCAACTGATGATTACTAACTATGATTATACATATTATGCTGAGGTATTGTTACAAACTGTGTTGAGTTTAGCTAAAGACTTAAAAGCTACTCGTAGAGTGAATTTCTTAGGAGAAATACTAAAACACCATACTACCCAGAGTAGTAAGTTTTTTGGAATGTGGATACAAGAGAAAAATAAGTAG
- a CDS encoding dipeptidase: MKDSKQFVQGNKQRLLDELIELLKMPSISADSAYSQDVINTAEAVKKSLEVAGCDIVELCETPGYPIIYGEKIIDPSLPTVLVYGHYDVQPADPIELWTSPPFEPVIKTTELHPEGAIFARGACDDKGQMFMHVKAFEYMVANNTLPCNVKFMIEGEEEVGSVSLGWFVKRNQEKLKNDVILISDTGMISNEQPSITTGLRGLSYVEVEVTGPNRDLHSGLYGGAVANPINVLTKMIASLHDENNHITVPGFYDKVEELSREERDEMAKRPFSLDNYKKALDIDEVYGEAGYTTNERNSIRPTLDVNGIWGGYTGEGAKTVIASKAFAKISMRLVPNQEWEEITELFKKHFESIAPAGVRVEVKPHHGGQGYVTPIDSIGYQAAAKAYTDTFGVAPIPVRSGGSIPIVALFEEELGSKSVMMGFGLDTDAIHSPNEHFGVFNYLKGIETIPLFYKHYTEMMK, from the coding sequence ATGAAAGATTCAAAACAATTTGTTCAAGGAAACAAGCAACGTCTTTTAGATGAGCTAATTGAACTATTAAAAATGCCTTCTATCAGTGCTGATAGTGCGTATTCACAAGATGTAATCAATACTGCTGAAGCAGTTAAAAAAAGTTTAGAAGTAGCTGGATGTGATATAGTAGAATTATGCGAAACACCAGGTTACCCTATTATTTATGGTGAAAAAATCATTGATCCTTCATTACCTACGGTATTAGTATATGGTCATTATGATGTACAACCAGCTGATCCTATTGAGCTTTGGACATCTCCTCCGTTCGAACCAGTTATTAAAACAACAGAATTACACCCTGAAGGTGCTATCTTCGCTCGTGGTGCATGTGATGACAAAGGTCAAATGTTTATGCATGTGAAAGCTTTCGAATACATGGTGGCTAATAATACGCTTCCTTGTAACGTGAAATTTATGATCGAAGGTGAAGAAGAAGTAGGTTCTGTAAGTTTAGGTTGGTTCGTTAAGAGAAACCAAGAAAAACTTAAGAATGATGTTATCCTAATCTCTGATACAGGTATGATCTCTAATGAGCAACCTTCTATCACAACAGGATTAAGAGGATTAAGTTATGTAGAAGTAGAAGTTACTGGTCCTAACCGTGACCTACACTCAGGTTTATATGGAGGTGCTGTAGCTAACCCAATCAATGTACTGACTAAAATGATCGCTTCTCTACACGATGAGAATAACCATATCACTGTACCAGGTTTCTACGATAAAGTAGAAGAATTATCTCGTGAAGAAAGAGACGAAATGGCTAAACGTCCATTCTCGTTAGATAATTACAAAAAAGCTTTAGATATCGACGAGGTATACGGAGAAGCAGGATACACTACGAATGAGCGCAACTCTATCCGTCCTACATTAGACGTTAACGGTATCTGGGGTGGTTATACAGGTGAAGGGGCTAAAACAGTTATCGCAAGTAAAGCATTCGCTAAAATATCTATGCGTTTAGTACCTAACCAAGAGTGGGAAGAAATCACTGAACTATTCAAAAAACACTTCGAAAGCATCGCTCCTGCAGGAGTACGCGTAGAGGTAAAACCTCACCATGGAGGTCAAGGATATGTGACTCCTATCGACTCTATCGGATACCAAGCAGCTGCTAAAGCCTACACTGATACATTTGGAGTAGCACCTATTCCTGTTCGTTCAGGAGGAAGTATTCCTATTGTAGCTTTATTCGAAGAAGAATTAGGATCTAAATCAGTGATGATGGGATTCGGATTAGATACCGACGCAATCCACTCTCCTAATGAGCATTTCGGAGTATTCAATTATCTTAAAGGTATTGAGACTATTCCATTGTTCTACAAACACTATACAGAAATGATGAAATAA
- a CDS encoding 1-acyl-sn-glycerol-3-phosphate acyltransferase, with protein MKKLLGKIMLGVTGWKYVPNNFDPKQERKTVLICVPHTSNWDFFYAVACFWIMGMPIRMFIKDYYTKGLFGFFFRGLGCIGVDRTKRQNLVEYAVNVINTTDDIAIINTPEGTRGYSDKWKQGFYHIAKSANVPIVLAYADYKKKACGIIKLVNVEDKTFEQVLDEIAPYYSPEMAKFPENYNPKLY; from the coding sequence ATGAAAAAATTACTAGGAAAAATAATGTTAGGTGTTACAGGATGGAAGTACGTTCCTAACAACTTTGACCCTAAGCAAGAGAGAAAGACTGTGTTGATATGTGTACCTCACACTTCTAATTGGGACTTTTTCTATGCAGTAGCTTGCTTCTGGATAATGGGGATGCCTATCCGTATGTTCATTAAAGACTACTATACAAAAGGTTTGTTCGGATTCTTCTTTAGAGGATTGGGATGTATCGGTGTAGATAGAACTAAAAGACAAAATCTAGTAGAATATGCAGTCAATGTCATTAATACAACTGACGATATCGCTATTATTAACACACCTGAGGGTACGCGTGGATATTCTGACAAATGGAAACAAGGGTTTTATCACATCGCCAAATCTGCTAATGTACCCATCGTTCTTGCTTACGCAGATTATAAGAAAAAAGCATGTGGAATTATCAAACTTGTCAATGTAGAGGATAAAACCTTTGAACAAGTACTAGATGAAATAGCACCTTACTATAGTCCTGAGATGGCAAAGTTCCCAGAAAACTACAATCCAAAACTATACTAG
- a CDS encoding DKNYY domain-containing protein produces the protein MNTLKFRVLDKKVYMSIVISLFGLIGIISFANLLEVVTAFNNWSMMAYVYLGVVVGAVLLIIFLKAKLRYEFIVSIDGSSIKVEYKGKTKKILLKDVVMVKRLFGVREEFISVYLVGKFEPIIDFGSADSTLINTLIRTLEQNQEYTIVQRDGKMGQRWTEYHNKDIVQSNELAFKIAKQIESRTKWKIVLACIGAFAALIAFAIIPFLINKKGRYEQREDKMYYSDIELVGVIPDSCRILDMNILIDSTHVYYKGRVLEGVDRPTFGSLDRLFYKDKNGIYYESQGWFSKHEIRPLEGDYDKATFKALGNATLFKDVNNLYHFKVSSSDKGTPLFKVKVKDLDVASFEVLNSNWAKDKNRVYFLSWEDVRPCTDIDVATFELVDNSVAKDSAHVYYLTRNVESDNARATEREDYAILAGADAPTFENIDYKMYQDKNTEWSIEEKGSSRAKRNTKVKDRTDL, from the coding sequence ATGAATACATTAAAGTTTAGGGTGCTCGATAAGAAAGTTTATATGAGTATTGTCATTAGCCTGTTTGGTTTGATAGGTATTATAAGTTTCGCTAATCTGTTGGAAGTTGTAACAGCTTTCAATAATTGGAGTATGATGGCTTATGTGTATTTAGGTGTGGTAGTAGGAGCTGTCTTGCTAATTATCTTTTTGAAGGCAAAGCTAAGATATGAATTTATTGTTAGCATAGATGGAAGTTCAATTAAAGTAGAATATAAGGGTAAAACGAAGAAGATATTGTTAAAAGATGTTGTAATGGTGAAGAGGCTTTTCGGTGTGCGTGAGGAGTTTATCTCAGTCTATTTAGTAGGTAAGTTTGAGCCTATTATTGATTTTGGATCTGCTGATAGTACTTTGATTAATACTCTGATAAGAACATTAGAACAAAACCAGGAGTATACGATAGTGCAAAGAGATGGTAAAATGGGGCAGAGGTGGACAGAATATCACAATAAAGATATTGTTCAATCTAATGAATTAGCATTTAAAATAGCTAAACAAATAGAATCTAGAACTAAGTGGAAGATTGTTCTTGCTTGTATAGGAGCCTTTGCCGCATTAATAGCCTTTGCTATTATTCCTTTTTTGATTAATAAAAAAGGGCGTTATGAACAGCGAGAAGATAAGATGTATTATAGTGATATAGAATTAGTAGGTGTAATCCCCGATTCGTGCCGTATACTAGATATGAATATTCTTATAGATTCTACTCATGTCTATTATAAAGGTAGGGTGTTAGAAGGGGTAGATCGACCTACTTTTGGTAGTTTAGACAGGTTGTTTTATAAAGATAAGAATGGTATTTATTATGAATCACAAGGGTGGTTTAGTAAACATGAGATTAGACCCTTGGAAGGAGATTATGATAAAGCTACTTTTAAAGCATTAGGTAATGCTACTTTGTTTAAAGATGTTAATAATCTTTATCACTTTAAAGTGTCTTCAAGTGATAAAGGGACACCTTTATTTAAAGTAAAAGTAAAAGACTTAGATGTCGCATCATTTGAGGTTTTGAATTCTAATTGGGCTAAAGATAAGAATCGAGTATATTTTTTAAGCTGGGAGGATGTAAGGCCTTGTACAGATATAGATGTCGCTACTTTTGAACTGGTTGATAACAGTGTCGCTAAAGATTCAGCTCATGTGTATTATTTAACTAGAAATGTAGAGTCTGATAATGCTAGAGCTACTGAAAGAGAGGATTATGCGATACTAGCAGGTGCTGATGCGCCTACTTTTGAGAACATAGATTATAAGATGTATCAAGATAAAAATACGGAATGGTCTATAGAAGAGAAAGGCTCTAGTAGAGCTAAAAGAAATACAAAAGTAAAAGATAGAACCGATCTGTAA
- a CDS encoding SMI1/KNR4 family protein, whose amino-acid sequence MTLTDIEKKWGFKYPHIFNQLWEDGMFSYGDLSEGWNTVVYPAIKDYPPLFLHCYDLELHFSTEIIEEELEMFYREDKYRHVLSDIKIVPFGMTGAHDLYCFYFNGQVGEDIPIVYIENVEDEGVYLAKNLNEYIFIRILYDLSEIEVPIEQIELAEYWDNYKATLRSHSKYMTTEQVLFLESLDSKESKEIIVYNYKGEESFRYNGILTEVEFRKYRDLYCPYDKYEERFVFMAVS is encoded by the coding sequence ATGACTTTAACTGATATAGAGAAGAAATGGGGCTTTAAGTATCCTCACATTTTTAACCAATTGTGGGAAGATGGAATGTTTAGTTATGGCGATCTTTCAGAGGGGTGGAATACAGTTGTATACCCTGCAATTAAAGATTATCCTCCGTTATTTTTACATTGTTATGATTTGGAATTACATTTTTCAACTGAAATTATTGAAGAAGAATTAGAAATGTTCTATCGTGAAGATAAGTATCGCCATGTACTATCAGATATAAAGATAGTGCCATTTGGTATGACTGGAGCACATGATTTGTATTGTTTTTATTTTAATGGACAGGTTGGTGAAGATATTCCTATAGTATACATTGAGAATGTAGAAGATGAAGGTGTTTATTTAGCAAAGAATCTTAATGAATATATCTTTATACGTATACTTTATGATCTGAGTGAAATAGAGGTTCCAATTGAACAGATTGAGTTAGCTGAATATTGGGATAATTACAAAGCAACACTACGTAGTCATAGTAAGTATATGACTACTGAACAAGTCTTGTTCTTAGAAAGCTTAGATTCTAAGGAAAGTAAAGAGATTATTGTTTATAATTATAAAGGAGAAGAATCATTTAGATATAATGGCATACTAACTGAAGTGGAATTTAGGAAGTATAGAGATCTTTATTGTCCTTATGATAAGTATGAAGAACGTTTTGTGTTTATGGCGGTCTCTTAA
- the polA gene encoding DNA polymerase I, whose product MANKNRLFLLDAYALIFRGYYAFIKNPRINSKGLDTSAILGFMNSLIDVIKRESPDHLAVAFDRGGSTLRLDLFPEYKANRDATPEAIKIAIPYIKQILEAMHIPIVEVSGFEADDLIGTLSKQAEKEGFQVYMVTPDKDYAQLVSENIFMYRPARMGNGIEIWGVDQVKEKFEVDYPEQVIDFLGMMGDAVDNIPGLPGVGEKTAKKFIKEYGSMENLLAHTHELKGKMKENIEANKEKGLLSKKLATIILDCPVQFNEKDYVLECPDIEKSEALFIELEFRRMKEQFDKLFNKGKEVIPTTSTPTATTTGSDEQFSLFGDASNNTDSPSEQYFGTLSTTNHVYQLCTSGMAVRLLIQNLLNQKSVCFDTETTGLDPFTAELVGIAFSFEKGTAFYVPVPENQEEAKVFVQQFKPFFEAQNIEKIGQNLKYDIKILKQYDIQVQGPMFDTMIAHYLINPDMRHNMDVLAETYLRYTPQPIEDLIGKKGKNQKTMRDIDVELVKEYAGEDADITFQLKENFAPQLVETHTQELFDTIEIPLVNVLADMETEGIRLDTDYLKTLSETLSVDIKLLEERIFLEAGEIFNLASPKQLGDILFEKLKIGGAKPKKTKTGQYATGEEILSDLAPKHEIVRDILDWRQMVKLQNTYVDALPDQVNIKTNRVHTEYMQAVAATGRLSSNNPNLQNIPIRTERGRQVRKAFVARDENYVLLAADYSQIELRIIAALSQEPNMMESFQRGEDIHRSTAAKVFNVPLDEVTKEQRSHAKTVNFGIIYGVSAFGLSNQTNLSRSESKELIDAYYETYPKLKSYIATQVDFAREHGYVQTILGRRRYLKDIHSHNAVVKGAAERNAVNAPIQGSAADIIKIAMININKKLKAENWKSKMLLQVHDELVFDAYREELDALKTMVKSEMENAYKLDVPLIVDLGTGENWLEAH is encoded by the coding sequence ATGGCTAATAAAAATCGTCTTTTCTTACTTGATGCATATGCTCTGATCTTCAGAGGATACTATGCATTCATTAAAAACCCTCGAATTAACTCTAAAGGACTTGACACTTCTGCTATTCTAGGTTTTATGAACTCCTTGATAGACGTTATTAAAAGAGAATCACCTGATCACTTAGCTGTTGCATTTGATAGAGGTGGTAGTACATTAAGACTAGATCTATTCCCTGAATACAAGGCTAACAGAGATGCTACTCCTGAAGCCATCAAAATAGCTATACCTTACATCAAGCAAATCCTTGAAGCCATGCATATTCCTATCGTTGAAGTGAGTGGCTTTGAAGCTGATGACTTAATAGGAACATTGTCTAAACAAGCTGAAAAAGAAGGTTTCCAAGTATATATGGTAACTCCTGATAAAGATTATGCTCAGTTAGTATCTGAGAATATCTTCATGTACAGACCTGCTCGTATGGGTAATGGAATAGAGATATGGGGAGTTGATCAAGTAAAAGAAAAGTTTGAAGTAGACTACCCTGAGCAAGTGATAGACTTCTTAGGTATGATGGGTGATGCCGTTGATAATATCCCTGGATTACCGGGTGTAGGAGAGAAAACAGCAAAGAAATTTATCAAAGAATACGGCTCTATGGAAAATCTATTAGCACATACTCATGAGCTAAAAGGAAAAATGAAAGAGAATATTGAAGCCAATAAAGAAAAGGGATTACTATCTAAAAAGTTAGCTACTATTATATTAGACTGCCCTGTGCAGTTTAATGAGAAAGACTATGTACTAGAATGTCCAGATATTGAGAAATCAGAAGCTTTATTTATCGAACTTGAATTCAGAAGAATGAAAGAGCAATTCGATAAACTTTTTAACAAAGGTAAAGAAGTCATCCCTACCACTAGTACGCCAACGGCTACTACAACAGGTAGTGATGAACAGTTCTCATTATTTGGAGATGCTTCAAACAACACTGATTCTCCATCAGAACAATACTTTGGTACATTAAGTACAACTAACCACGTATACCAACTGTGTACTAGCGGCATGGCAGTGCGTCTATTAATACAAAATTTACTCAATCAAAAATCTGTATGTTTTGACACAGAGACTACTGGCCTAGATCCTTTCACTGCAGAACTTGTGGGTATCGCATTCTCATTTGAAAAAGGAACAGCATTCTATGTACCTGTGCCAGAAAATCAAGAAGAAGCCAAAGTATTCGTACAGCAATTCAAACCATTCTTTGAAGCGCAAAATATAGAAAAGATAGGGCAAAACCTTAAATATGATATCAAAATATTAAAACAATACGATATTCAAGTACAAGGTCCAATGTTTGATACAATGATAGCCCATTATCTAATCAATCCAGATATGCGCCATAATATGGATGTTTTAGCAGAGACCTATCTTAGATATACACCTCAACCAATAGAAGACCTAATCGGTAAAAAGGGGAAGAACCAAAAGACAATGCGTGACATTGATGTAGAACTAGTGAAAGAATATGCTGGTGAAGATGCTGACATCACGTTCCAACTTAAGGAGAACTTTGCCCCTCAATTAGTTGAAACACATACACAAGAACTATTTGACACGATTGAAATACCATTAGTAAATGTACTTGCAGATATGGAAACAGAAGGTATTCGACTTGATACAGATTATCTAAAGACATTATCTGAGACACTCTCTGTAGATATCAAATTGTTAGAGGAAAGAATATTCCTTGAAGCTGGAGAAATTTTTAACCTAGCCTCTCCAAAACAATTAGGAGACATCTTATTTGAAAAGCTTAAAATAGGAGGTGCTAAACCTAAGAAAACAAAGACAGGGCAATACGCTACAGGTGAAGAAATACTAAGTGATCTAGCTCCTAAACATGAGATTGTACGTGATATTCTAGACTGGAGACAGATGGTCAAGCTACAAAACACGTATGTAGATGCATTACCAGATCAAGTAAATATAAAGACTAATCGAGTACATACAGAATATATGCAGGCAGTAGCTGCTACAGGACGTCTAAGTTCTAATAATCCTAACCTACAGAATATTCCTATCCGCACAGAGAGAGGTCGCCAAGTAAGAAAAGCTTTTGTAGCACGTGATGAAAACTACGTACTATTAGCAGCCGATTATTCGCAGATAGAACTTCGTATCATAGCAGCACTAAGTCAAGAACCTAATATGATGGAGTCATTCCAGCGTGGAGAAGATATTCACCGTTCTACTGCCGCTAAGGTATTTAATGTACCACTAGACGAAGTAACTAAAGAACAGCGTAGCCATGCCAAGACTGTTAACTTTGGTATTATCTATGGGGTATCAGCATTTGGACTGAGTAACCAGACTAATCTATCTCGTTCAGAAAGTAAAGAGCTTATCGATGCTTACTACGAGACATATCCTAAACTAAAAAGCTATATCGCTACTCAGGTAGACTTCGCACGAGAACATGGATATGTACAGACTATCTTAGGACGCAGAAGATACCTTAAAGATATTCACTCACATAATGCAGTAGTAAAAGGAGCTGCTGAGCGCAACGCTGTCAATGCGCCGATACAAGGTAGCGCAGCTGATATCATTAAAATAGCAATGATTAATATCAACAAAAAACTGAAAGCTGAGAACTGGAAGTCTAAGATGTTACTACAAGTACACGATGAGCTTGTCTTTGATGCATATAGAGAAGAACTTGATGCACTGAAGACAATGGTTAAATCTGAAATGGAGAACGCTTATAAGCTAGATGTACCATTAATAGTAGATCTAGGTACCGGTGAGAATTGGCTAGAAGCACATTAA
- a CDS encoding metallophosphoesterase, translated as MGGLIVLLLVVVLSEFYCFQAVRQVTKNRILRWGYVIVSILGIVYMIYGFSQFDRNHGKNHQALVAGALVILFYLPKVIITLLLMVEDIVRIVRGVVNYAKGITIKKDDRESYVPGRRKFVSTVAFGVASIPFISVLHGITIGRYKFEVRKQIIEYEDLPEAFNGFKFTQISDIHSGSFDNEEKIRYAVDLINSQESDALLFTGDIVNSLADEMMPWYDVFGKIRKYKYGKYSILGNHDYGDYARWDNEEDREANFEGICDISSKLGFRLLRNEHVWFEKDGQRIAVVGVENWGVRGHFQKFGDLDKSTEGIETKDFKILMSHDPSHWEAKVLDHPKNFQLTLSGHTHGSQFGIEIPGLIKWSPIQYVYKQWAGLYEKLGKYIYVNRGFGYHAYQGRTGIWPEITVIELRRKKND; from the coding sequence ATGGGGGGACTTATAGTGTTACTGTTAGTAGTTGTTTTATCAGAGTTTTATTGTTTTCAAGCAGTTCGTCAGGTAACCAAAAATAGAATATTAAGATGGGGATATGTTATCGTGTCCATTTTAGGTATAGTATACATGATTTATGGATTTTCACAGTTTGATCGTAATCATGGTAAAAATCATCAGGCATTAGTAGCTGGAGCATTGGTTATATTATTTTATCTACCAAAAGTCATTATTACTTTATTGCTAATGGTGGAGGATATTGTTAGGATTGTTAGAGGGGTTGTTAATTACGCGAAAGGCATTACAATCAAGAAGGATGATAGAGAAAGCTATGTGCCAGGTAGAAGAAAGTTTGTTTCGACAGTCGCTTTTGGTGTGGCATCTATACCTTTTATTTCTGTTCTTCATGGGATAACTATCGGCAGATATAAATTTGAAGTACGAAAGCAGATTATAGAATACGAAGACTTACCAGAGGCTTTCAACGGATTTAAGTTTACACAAATCTCTGATATACACAGTGGGAGTTTTGACAATGAGGAAAAAATCAGATATGCAGTTGATTTAATCAATAGTCAGGAGTCTGATGCCTTATTATTTACAGGAGACATTGTAAATAGTCTAGCGGATGAGATGATGCCTTGGTATGATGTATTTGGTAAAATACGCAAGTATAAATATGGTAAATATTCTATATTAGGTAATCACGATTATGGTGATTATGCGCGTTGGGATAATGAGGAAGATAGAGAGGCTAATTTTGAAGGTATTTGCGACATTAGTTCTAAGTTAGGGTTTAGGTTATTGCGTAATGAGCACGTATGGTTTGAGAAAGATGGACAACGCATAGCTGTGGTGGGAGTCGAGAACTGGGGTGTGAGAGGTCACTTCCAAAAGTTTGGTGATTTAGACAAATCAACAGAAGGTATAGAAACTAAGGATTTTAAGATATTAATGAGTCATGATCCTTCACATTGGGAAGCAAAAGTATTAGATCATCCAAAGAACTTTCAGCTTACTTTATCAGGTCACACACATGGTAGTCAGTTTGGTATAGAGATACCAGGATTGATCAAATGGAGTCCTATACAATACGTATATAAGCAATGGGCAGGACTATATGAGAAGTTAGGAAAATATATTTATGTGAATAGAGGATTTGGGTATCATGCTTATCAGGGAAGAACAGGGATTTGGCCAGAGATTACAGTAATCGAATTGAGGAGAAAAAAGAACGATTAA
- a CDS encoding thioredoxin family protein, which translates to MSKFGDLVTADIPVLVHFYAQWNEACATMTPVLIDVAAAMGDKLCIVKIDVEKNSELVEALRIKQVPTMMLYKKGSMIWRQSGVMDANSLINVANTL; encoded by the coding sequence ATGTCAAAATTTGGAGATTTAGTAACGGCGGATATCCCAGTTTTAGTTCACTTTTATGCTCAATGGAATGAAGCATGTGCTACTATGACCCCAGTTTTAATCGATGTTGCAGCGGCTATGGGTGATAAGTTGTGTATAGTGAAAATCGATGTAGAGAAAAATAGTGAATTAGTAGAAGCGCTTCGTATCAAACAGGTGCCTACCATGATGTTGTATAAAAAGGGAAGTATGATCTGGCGTCAAAGTGGTGTCATGGATGCTAACTCTCTTATTAATGTAGCAAATACGTTATAA
- a CDS encoding polysaccharide deacetylase family protein — MNISKIILPFLFPKYTWKRKTNQKTVYLTFDDGPIPDVTEWVLDILKQYDVKATFFCIADNVRKHPHIFKRIINDGHQIGNHTFNHLNGWKNENEYYLNNIQLAKEEMSKHLSIDRQTLLYRPPYGKIKKSQANKVLNKGHEIIMWSHLTKDYDKTITPEECYKRAIASMAPGSIIVFHDSIKASHNLYYALPKTIELLLSQGYSLDIL; from the coding sequence ATGAATATATCTAAAATCATACTTCCTTTCTTATTTCCAAAATATACTTGGAAGCGCAAGACGAATCAGAAGACAGTTTATCTAACTTTTGACGATGGTCCTATTCCCGATGTTACAGAATGGGTATTAGACATACTAAAACAGTATGATGTTAAAGCTACTTTTTTTTGCATTGCAGATAACGTACGTAAACACCCTCATATATTCAAAAGAATCATCAACGATGGGCACCAGATAGGCAACCATACTTTTAACCACTTAAACGGTTGGAAGAATGAAAATGAATACTATTTAAACAATATTCAATTAGCAAAAGAAGAAATGTCTAAACACTTATCTATAGATAGACAGACATTACTGTATAGACCTCCTTATGGCAAAATAAAGAAATCTCAAGCTAATAAAGTACTTAATAAGGGACATGAAATTATTATGTGGTCACATCTAACGAAAGATTATGACAAGACTATAACACCAGAAGAGTGTTATAAAAGAGCCATAGCAAGTATGGCTCCAGGAAGTATCATTGTATTCCACGATAGTATTAAAGCTAGTCATAATCTATATTATGCACTTCCCAAGACTATCGAACTTTTATTATCACAAGGTTATTCCTTAGATATATTATAA